The following proteins are encoded in a genomic region of Micrococcaceae bacterium Sec5.8:
- a CDS encoding bifunctional PIG-L family deacetylase/class I SAM-dependent methyltransferase — MVKFTHQDTGTGEDAWAASPLAALPELPLDPGELAGQAFIVLAAHPDDESLGAGGLMARLRGLGARVTVLLCTAGEASHPDSPTTTPGQLAGVRLQEFDGALGHLLADPGWRFLSLPDGRLAEHLPAVRDALQHALADAAAGSGLPAERITLVAPYRHDGHTDHEALGAAAAEAAAAGGHGLLEYPIWYWLWADAADPAWQSWLRLPLDPAEQRAKAAAMAEHTSQVRPLSGQPGDEVLLPPDFLAHFDRSFETFAWQRPAAGGSSYAAADAERVFDAVHAGTDDPWQYTTSWYEQRKRTLTLAALPRESYAAGLEIGCSIGTLSADLAPRCTTFLAVDASSEALARADRRLEHLPAARTRHLTVPRDWPDGRFDLIVISEVGYYLAPDELAELLARVEAALLPGGTLALCHWRHPVTGWELDGDAVHAAARRQLGWADAGLYRERDFILEILTAPESVNPRPGAGAVPVPGK; from the coding sequence GTGGTGAAGTTCACCCATCAGGACACGGGAACCGGTGAGGATGCCTGGGCAGCCAGCCCACTGGCCGCGCTTCCGGAGCTGCCGCTTGATCCGGGGGAGCTCGCCGGCCAGGCCTTCATCGTCCTGGCCGCGCATCCGGACGATGAATCCCTGGGAGCCGGCGGGCTGATGGCCCGGTTGCGGGGACTGGGCGCCCGGGTCACGGTGCTGTTGTGCACAGCCGGGGAGGCCTCCCACCCGGATTCACCCACCACAACGCCGGGACAGCTCGCCGGCGTGCGGCTCCAGGAATTTGACGGCGCACTCGGACACCTGCTGGCGGATCCGGGGTGGCGTTTCCTCTCCCTGCCGGACGGCAGACTCGCCGAACACCTGCCCGCGGTCCGCGACGCACTCCAGCACGCCCTCGCCGACGCGGCTGCCGGCTCCGGGCTTCCAGCGGAACGCATCACCCTCGTGGCCCCTTACCGGCACGACGGCCACACCGACCACGAGGCGCTGGGAGCCGCTGCCGCCGAGGCGGCCGCCGCCGGCGGCCACGGACTGCTCGAATATCCCATCTGGTACTGGCTCTGGGCGGACGCCGCGGACCCGGCCTGGCAGTCCTGGCTGCGGCTGCCGCTGGACCCGGCGGAACAGCGGGCCAAGGCAGCAGCGATGGCCGAACACACCTCCCAAGTCCGACCCCTGTCCGGGCAGCCGGGGGACGAAGTGCTGCTCCCACCAGATTTCCTGGCACATTTCGACCGGTCGTTTGAGACGTTCGCCTGGCAGCGACCCGCCGCTGGCGGCAGTTCCTACGCGGCCGCCGACGCGGAGCGCGTCTTCGACGCCGTCCACGCCGGAACCGACGACCCCTGGCAGTACACCACCAGCTGGTACGAGCAGCGCAAACGCACCTTGACCCTCGCGGCCCTGCCCCGCGAGAGCTACGCGGCAGGACTGGAGATCGGCTGCTCCATCGGGACGCTCAGCGCGGACCTCGCACCACGCTGCACCACTTTCCTGGCCGTCGATGCGAGCAGCGAGGCGCTGGCCCGCGCCGACCGGCGCCTCGAGCACCTGCCTGCCGCCCGGACACGCCACCTGACCGTGCCGCGGGACTGGCCGGACGGGCGTTTCGACCTGATTGTCATCTCCGAGGTGGGCTACTACCTTGCGCCAGATGAGCTCGCCGAACTGCTCGCAAGGGTTGAAGCCGCCCTCCTGCCCGGCGGGACCCTGGCACTGTGCCACTGGCGCCATCCCGTCACCGGGTGGGAGCTCGACGGCGACGCCGTGCACGCCGCCGCACGCCGCCAACTCGGCTGGGCCGACGCTGGACTGTACCGGGAACGCGACTTCATCCTCGAGATCCTGACGGCGCCGGAGTCCGTCAACCCTCGCCCGGGTGCGGGCGCTGTTCCGGTCCCGGGAAAGTAA
- a CDS encoding heavy metal translocating P-type ATPase: MKTLLRYPLVAGTVGALLAVLLLLLSGQPLIAQITASIYALAVAAYLAVGMVRRLMGGQWGIDILAVTAIVSTVLVGEFIASMIIVLMLAGGTALEDYAAGRAKKELTSLLERVPQTAHRERNGTAAAGTSPADTADGDNHTGGQHEDVAATDVQIGDILLVRPGEVVPLDGILLSNAGSFDESSLTGESLPVERVAGDGLMSGSLNGEAAVRMQVTARMEDSQYSRIVALVKEAADSKAPMVRLADRYAVPFTALAYLLGAIGWIVSGSPARFAEVLVVATPCPLLIAAPVAFLGGMSRAARGGIIVKYAGVLEQLSRIKTAAFDKTGTLTYGRPALVAVRTAGSFTEDGVLGLAASAEQYSSHVLAASVMDAARSRGLVFEAATEATEFATHGVRARFDGRDVVVGKPNFVAESAPGVVEMELASGELAIYVGVAGEFAGALVMSDPIRRETRRTLAELQDLGVTETVMLTGDALATAEHIAAEAGLTDVRAECMPADKVEAVRSLPLRPVLMVGDGVNDAPVLAVADVGIAMGARGSTAAGESADVVIILDDLSKVAAAVRIGQRTIKVALQSIWIGIALSVALMVAAAAGYVPAIAGALSQELVDLATILNALRALSAGRNSAGTYSSAPTAPGQEPGGSTGKPPVSRLPRSAERS; encoded by the coding sequence GTGAAAACTTTGCTCCGGTATCCGCTTGTTGCCGGCACTGTCGGTGCCCTGCTCGCGGTACTCCTGCTGCTCCTGTCCGGGCAGCCGCTGATTGCGCAGATAACGGCCAGCATCTATGCCCTTGCTGTGGCGGCCTATCTGGCGGTGGGCATGGTTCGCCGGCTGATGGGCGGCCAGTGGGGCATCGACATCCTGGCCGTGACCGCTATCGTCAGTACTGTTCTGGTGGGCGAGTTCATTGCCTCCATGATCATCGTCCTGATGCTGGCCGGGGGCACGGCCCTCGAGGACTACGCCGCCGGCCGCGCCAAGAAGGAACTGACTTCCCTGCTGGAGCGCGTCCCACAGACGGCGCACCGGGAGCGCAACGGAACCGCCGCAGCCGGAACCAGTCCAGCCGATACCGCCGACGGCGACAACCACACTGGTGGCCAGCACGAGGATGTTGCCGCCACTGACGTCCAGATTGGTGACATCCTGTTGGTCAGGCCCGGTGAAGTGGTGCCGCTGGACGGGATCCTGCTGTCGAATGCGGGCAGCTTCGATGAGTCCTCCCTCACCGGCGAGAGCCTTCCGGTGGAACGGGTGGCCGGCGACGGGCTCATGAGCGGCTCCCTCAACGGCGAAGCCGCAGTCCGGATGCAGGTCACAGCCCGGATGGAGGATTCGCAGTACAGCCGTATCGTTGCCCTGGTCAAGGAGGCGGCGGACAGCAAGGCACCCATGGTGCGGCTCGCGGACCGGTATGCCGTGCCGTTCACCGCCCTCGCCTACCTCCTCGGTGCGATCGGCTGGATCGTCAGCGGCAGCCCGGCGCGGTTCGCCGAAGTGCTGGTGGTGGCCACACCGTGCCCGCTGCTGATTGCCGCCCCGGTGGCATTCCTGGGCGGCATGAGCCGCGCCGCGCGGGGTGGCATCATCGTCAAGTATGCCGGCGTCCTGGAGCAACTGAGCCGGATCAAGACCGCCGCCTTCGACAAGACCGGCACCCTGACCTATGGCCGCCCGGCCCTGGTGGCCGTCCGCACGGCGGGGTCCTTCACCGAGGACGGTGTGCTGGGGCTGGCAGCCTCAGCTGAGCAGTATTCCTCCCATGTGCTCGCCGCGTCCGTCATGGACGCCGCGCGGAGCCGCGGGCTGGTCTTCGAGGCTGCGACGGAAGCCACCGAGTTCGCCACCCACGGCGTCCGGGCGCGCTTCGATGGCCGCGACGTGGTGGTCGGCAAGCCCAACTTCGTGGCGGAATCAGCCCCCGGCGTGGTGGAGATGGAGCTTGCCAGCGGCGAACTCGCCATCTACGTCGGCGTGGCCGGGGAATTCGCCGGCGCCCTGGTGATGAGCGACCCCATCCGCAGGGAGACCCGCCGCACCTTGGCCGAACTCCAGGACCTTGGCGTCACCGAGACGGTCATGCTGACGGGCGACGCGCTTGCCACTGCAGAGCACATCGCGGCCGAAGCCGGGCTGACCGATGTCCGTGCCGAGTGCATGCCGGCTGACAAGGTCGAAGCTGTCCGTTCGCTGCCGCTCCGTCCCGTCCTGATGGTCGGCGACGGCGTTAACGACGCCCCCGTCCTGGCCGTCGCCGACGTCGGCATTGCGATGGGCGCGCGCGGCTCGACGGCGGCGGGCGAGTCGGCCGACGTCGTCATCATCCTCGATGACTTGTCCAAAGTGGCTGCCGCCGTGCGGATCGGCCAGCGCACCATCAAGGTTGCTCTGCAAAGCATCTGGATCGGCATCGCGCTGAGCGTGGCGCTGATGGTTGCGGCCGCGGCGGGTTACGTCCCCGCCATCGCCGGCGCCCTGTCCCAGGAGCTGGTGGACCTGGCCACGATCCTCAATGCGCTGCGGGCGCTCAGCGCCGGCAGGAACAGCGCCGGCACGTACAGCTCCGCCCCCACGGCACCGGGGCAGGAACCAGGCGGATCTACGGGGAAGCCGCCAGTTTCTCGGCTTCCGCGATCCGCGGAACGGTCCTGA
- the ppsA gene encoding phosphoenolpyruvate synthase has protein sequence MAESPVLWFEEIGMDDVPQVGGKNASLGELIQSLKTKGVRVPDGFATTADAYRRFIDANGIEPAMRARILAYRDGEASLRATGEAIRELFLDSAFPEDIAESIRSHYRDLGTRAGLDRLSVAVRSSATAEDLPDASFAGQQETFLNIAGERELLDACRRCYASLFTDRAISYREVKGFDHLDVALSIGVQRMVRSDVGASGVMFSIDTDSGFPRVAVVSAAWGLGETVVQGTINPDKYVVFKPLLAEAGFAPIIEKTLGSKDRKMVYSLGGHARTKMVDTSDAERRAFVLSDAEILALARWAVTVEEHYARPMDMEWARDGVSGELFMVQARPETVQSQKTGSRFTLHHLLETGTVLARGAAIGDSIAQGTACVIRSAADIEKFRDGAILVTEMTDPDWVPIMKRAAGIVTDRGGPTSHAAIVSRELGVPAVVGTGNATTVLAEDVPVTISCAEGDEGRVYAGSLAYKTEDVDLGELPETRTKVMVNIASPAAAFQWWRLPADGVGLARMEFIISALIRVHPMALVHPGKVTDPQEAAQIRALTSGFEDPKDYFVDALALGIAKIAAPHHPRPVIVRLSDFKTNEYAHLIGGSAFEEPEENPMLGFRGASRYYDERYREGFALECAALKRVREKIGFGNIIVMVPFCRTPKEADKVLAVMAANGLVRGQNGLQIYMMCEIPSNVVLAEKFATRFDGFSIGSNDLTQLVLGVDRDSAQLAALFDERDEAVEVMISEAISKAHAAGIKIGICGQGPSNHPEFAAFLVSEGIDSISLNPDSYLRTVPRIAEAEKLAASP, from the coding sequence ATGGCTGAATCCCCGGTGCTGTGGTTTGAAGAAATTGGTATGGACGATGTCCCTCAGGTGGGCGGCAAGAACGCCTCCCTCGGCGAACTCATCCAGTCGCTCAAAACCAAGGGTGTGCGCGTTCCGGACGGGTTCGCCACCACCGCTGATGCTTACCGAAGGTTCATCGACGCCAACGGGATCGAACCAGCGATGCGCGCCCGGATCCTGGCCTACCGCGACGGCGAAGCCTCCCTGCGGGCCACGGGGGAAGCCATCCGGGAACTGTTCCTGGACAGTGCGTTTCCCGAGGACATCGCTGAATCCATCCGCTCGCACTACCGGGATCTGGGCACGCGCGCCGGACTGGACCGGCTCTCCGTTGCGGTCCGCAGCAGCGCCACCGCCGAGGACCTGCCGGACGCAAGCTTCGCCGGGCAGCAGGAAACGTTCCTCAACATTGCCGGCGAACGGGAACTCCTGGACGCCTGCCGGCGGTGTTACGCCTCGCTGTTCACCGACCGGGCCATCAGCTACCGCGAGGTCAAAGGCTTTGACCACCTCGACGTTGCGCTCTCGATCGGCGTGCAGCGCATGGTGCGCTCCGACGTCGGCGCCTCCGGCGTGATGTTCTCCATCGACACGGATTCAGGCTTCCCGCGCGTGGCCGTAGTCAGCGCAGCCTGGGGGCTCGGCGAAACCGTGGTCCAGGGCACCATCAACCCGGACAAATACGTGGTGTTCAAACCTCTCCTGGCGGAGGCGGGGTTCGCTCCCATCATCGAAAAGACCCTCGGTTCCAAAGACCGGAAAATGGTCTACAGCCTGGGCGGCCACGCACGCACCAAAATGGTGGACACCTCGGACGCGGAACGCCGCGCATTCGTCCTGTCCGACGCCGAGATCCTCGCCCTGGCCCGCTGGGCCGTGACCGTTGAGGAACACTACGCCCGGCCCATGGACATGGAGTGGGCCCGGGACGGCGTTTCCGGCGAGCTGTTCATGGTCCAAGCGCGGCCGGAGACCGTCCAGTCGCAAAAGACCGGCTCCCGGTTCACCCTCCATCATCTCCTCGAAACGGGGACGGTACTGGCGCGTGGAGCCGCGATCGGCGACTCCATCGCCCAAGGTACGGCGTGCGTGATCCGGAGCGCCGCGGACATCGAAAAATTCCGCGACGGCGCCATCCTGGTCACCGAAATGACGGACCCCGACTGGGTACCGATCATGAAACGGGCGGCCGGCATCGTGACGGACCGCGGCGGACCGACGAGCCACGCCGCGATCGTGAGCCGCGAACTCGGCGTGCCCGCCGTCGTGGGCACCGGCAACGCAACCACCGTCCTGGCCGAAGACGTGCCCGTGACCATCTCCTGCGCCGAGGGCGACGAAGGCCGGGTGTACGCGGGCAGCCTCGCCTACAAAACCGAGGACGTGGACTTGGGGGAACTGCCGGAGACGCGCACCAAAGTCATGGTCAACATCGCCAGCCCCGCGGCCGCGTTCCAATGGTGGCGGCTGCCGGCCGACGGCGTCGGGCTGGCCCGGATGGAGTTCATCATCAGTGCCTTGATCCGGGTCCACCCGATGGCACTGGTTCATCCCGGGAAGGTCACCGACCCGCAGGAAGCGGCGCAAATCCGTGCCCTGACCAGCGGCTTCGAGGACCCGAAGGACTACTTCGTGGACGCGCTCGCCCTCGGCATCGCCAAGATCGCCGCGCCGCACCATCCTCGGCCCGTAATCGTCCGGCTCAGTGACTTCAAAACCAACGAGTACGCGCATCTGATCGGCGGTTCCGCCTTCGAAGAACCGGAGGAAAACCCCATGCTCGGCTTCCGCGGCGCGTCCCGCTACTACGACGAGCGGTACCGCGAGGGATTCGCGCTGGAGTGCGCGGCCCTCAAGCGCGTCCGGGAAAAGATCGGGTTTGGGAACATCATCGTGATGGTTCCGTTCTGCCGCACTCCCAAGGAGGCGGACAAAGTGCTGGCCGTCATGGCAGCAAACGGCCTGGTCCGGGGCCAGAACGGTCTGCAAATCTACATGATGTGTGAGATTCCCTCCAACGTGGTCCTCGCCGAAAAGTTTGCCACCCGCTTCGACGGCTTCTCGATCGGCTCCAACGACCTCACCCAGCTGGTCCTGGGCGTGGACCGGGATTCGGCGCAGCTGGCGGCGCTGTTCGACGAACGCGACGAGGCTGTCGAAGTGATGATCAGCGAAGCGATCTCCAAAGCCCACGCCGCCGGGATCAAGATCGGCATCTGCGGCCAGGGCCCCAGCAACCATCCGGAGTTCGCCGCGTTCCTGGTCAGCGAGGGCATCGATTCGATCTCCCTGAACCCGGACAGCTACCTCAGGACCGTTCCGCGGATCGCGGAAGCCGAGAAACTGGCGGCTTCCCCGTAG
- a CDS encoding glycosyltransferase has protein sequence MSAAVLPLPRGHAIERVAVVMPAHNEDEHLGRALLAVQRAADALHRPRPDVEVEVIVVLDSCTDGSAGITAGYTAADRRFRALEVRFRNAGASRAAGIRAAGIGTSRRRPPGKRWTPPPWAGRTWLANTDADSQVPDNWLVRQLEFAEAGADAVLGSVEPDPAGMDPELLRRWLERHPFEEDHPHIYGANFGVRASAYLAAGGFPKLASHEDRTLVQSLRSRAFTVTATDSVRVLTSGRIQARAPHGFGSYLRTLGRHPRPRPTDADSP, from the coding sequence ATGTCCGCCGCCGTCCTGCCCCTGCCGCGCGGGCACGCCATCGAGCGGGTCGCCGTCGTCATGCCCGCCCACAACGAGGACGAGCACCTCGGCCGCGCCCTGCTGGCTGTCCAGCGCGCCGCCGACGCACTGCACCGGCCCCGCCCCGACGTGGAGGTCGAGGTGATCGTGGTCCTGGACAGCTGCACCGACGGATCCGCGGGCATCACGGCCGGCTACACAGCGGCGGACCGGCGCTTCAGGGCCCTCGAGGTGCGCTTCCGCAACGCCGGTGCCAGCCGCGCCGCCGGCATCCGGGCCGCAGGGATCGGAACGTCCCGGCGTCGGCCGCCCGGCAAACGGTGGACGCCGCCGCCGTGGGCAGGACGCACATGGCTGGCCAATACCGACGCCGATTCGCAGGTCCCGGACAACTGGCTTGTCCGCCAACTGGAATTTGCAGAGGCTGGAGCCGACGCCGTCCTGGGCTCGGTGGAACCGGACCCTGCCGGTATGGATCCGGAGCTGCTGCGGCGCTGGCTGGAACGCCACCCCTTTGAGGAGGACCACCCGCACATTTACGGCGCCAACTTCGGGGTCCGGGCCTCCGCTTACCTCGCCGCCGGGGGCTTCCCAAAACTTGCCTCGCACGAGGACCGGACCCTGGTGCAAAGCCTTCGAAGCCGGGCGTTCACCGTGACAGCCACCGACAGCGTGCGCGTGCTGACCTCGGGCCGGATCCAGGCCAGGGCACCGCACGGTTTCGGCTCCTACCTCCGGACGCTGGGACGGCACCCCCGCCCGCGGCCGACTGATGCAGATTCTCCTTGA
- a CDS encoding acyl-CoA dehydrogenase family protein: MNRTPESPRPAAVRISSAPEQLAGLTPLLETARAAVGDVPALLELAKTAAEEAPKPGQGRTAYLWEILASVTAVDVAAGRAIEPHLDAAAILAQAAQAAQAVPNVPDLPTFNGHTFAGAWGVFAAEAAGLRLHATTADGSFLLHGAKPWCSLAPELDHAVVTAHLDDGGRAAFAVDLHAPGVSFDDPLWTSHGMREIPSGTVHFDAVPAVPLGDAGWYYRRPGFAWGGMGVAACWLGGAVAVARGFKAALLTAAAGGRDPDQLALASLGEIDRTLTALGGYLAWTAGRIDAGELSDTGAWSEALRIRGNVASAVERIQALVSQNLGPAPLAFDPVYGKRMADLSLYIRQHHGMRDDAQLGALTLKGDHPW; this comes from the coding sequence CTGGAGACAGCCCGCGCCGCCGTCGGCGATGTACCGGCGTTGTTGGAGCTGGCCAAAACCGCGGCGGAGGAAGCGCCGAAGCCGGGTCAGGGCCGGACAGCTTATCTGTGGGAGATTCTGGCATCCGTGACGGCCGTCGATGTCGCTGCCGGCCGTGCCATCGAACCCCATCTTGACGCTGCAGCGATCCTCGCCCAGGCCGCCCAGGCCGCCCAGGCAGTGCCGAACGTCCCGGACCTCCCCACCTTTAACGGGCACACCTTCGCCGGAGCCTGGGGAGTGTTCGCAGCCGAAGCCGCGGGCCTTCGGCTCCACGCCACGACGGCGGACGGTTCGTTCCTGCTGCACGGCGCCAAGCCCTGGTGCTCCCTGGCACCCGAGCTGGACCACGCGGTGGTGACAGCCCATCTGGACGACGGCGGCCGGGCTGCCTTTGCCGTCGACCTCCACGCCCCCGGGGTCAGCTTCGACGACCCCCTGTGGACCAGCCACGGGATGCGGGAAATTCCCAGCGGTACGGTGCACTTCGACGCCGTGCCGGCCGTCCCGTTGGGCGACGCCGGCTGGTATTACCGCAGGCCCGGCTTCGCGTGGGGCGGCATGGGCGTGGCGGCCTGCTGGCTGGGCGGGGCGGTGGCTGTGGCCCGAGGATTCAAGGCTGCCCTGCTCACGGCTGCCGCCGGCGGCCGGGACCCGGACCAGCTCGCGCTGGCCTCCCTCGGCGAGATCGACCGCACTCTCACGGCCCTGGGCGGGTACCTGGCCTGGACCGCCGGCAGAATCGATGCCGGCGAACTTTCCGATACCGGCGCCTGGAGCGAGGCGCTCCGCATCCGCGGGAACGTGGCGTCCGCCGTCGAACGCATTCAGGCCCTGGTCAGCCAAAACCTCGGGCCGGCCCCGCTCGCTTTCGACCCCGTCTACGGGAAGCGCATGGCCGACCTGTCGCTGTACATCCGCCAGCACCATGGGATGCGCGACGACGCGCAGCTCGGTGCCCTTACGCTCAAGGGAGACCACCCGTGGTGA
- a CDS encoding cation-transporting P-type ATPase codes for MTPEAPAEGAGAGTLPGVAGLSSSEAARRLAQAGANKLPEGGAVPAWRRLLAELTHFFAVLLWCASVLAYVAGMPQLAVAIAVVILVNGVFAYIQQERAQHAAAKLRELLPAMVSVRRDGRILKVHTTELVPGDAVVLVAGDRVPADLRLAVVAGCSVDESMLTGESEALAKVPGDTVFGGTFLVNGQAEGVVASTGANTRLAEIAALTGKVEAPPSPLARELQRIVRITAVMALSIGALFFVLSLLVGISWRDAFLFAIGVMVALVPEGLLPTVTLSLAVGAQRMAQRNALVRNLEAVETLGSTTFICTDKTGTLTQNRMNAVEVWTPAGVLSVIGSGYGPEAEVTGTGAGEARHLSIAALAASVGRAVLRHGQWEAEGDPMEAAIDALATRLAAPGPHRDEPAVSHRFAFDPRRLRESAIVGTTLYVKGAPESVIPLCGDGAGPALRMVDQMASRGLRVLAVAQRGLPGLPGANFELEEAERGLALLGLIGLHDPPRAEVRVALEAAREAGIKVAMVTGDHAFTAAAIARETGLIGTPELVLEGHNLPEDDAVLTALLDRDGVVVSRVTPEQKLRVARLLQRRGHVVAMTGDGVNDGPALQQADIGVAMGRSGTDVAREAADLVLLDDDFATIIAAVEQGRATYANIRRFLTYHLTDNVAELTPFVIWALSGGRFPLALSVLQILALDIGTDLLPALALGSEAPSKGTLKRPPERRHLMDRALLLRVFGLLGPVEAVFEMTAYTAVLLGAGWAPGAELPAADVLMAASGAAFTTVVLAQLANAFACRSATTPPWRLGWFSNRLLIWAVLAELGLLAVFLFLGPLAALLGHAPPSPGGLAVALAAIPGVLLADWLYKTVRQYRAGKAIPATGVESL; via the coding sequence ATGACGCCGGAGGCTCCGGCCGAAGGGGCCGGCGCCGGGACGTTGCCGGGCGTGGCCGGGCTGAGCTCCTCCGAGGCGGCCCGCAGACTCGCTCAGGCCGGGGCGAACAAGCTGCCGGAGGGTGGCGCAGTACCCGCCTGGCGGAGGCTGCTGGCGGAATTGACCCACTTCTTCGCCGTGCTGCTGTGGTGTGCCTCAGTGCTGGCCTACGTGGCCGGCATGCCGCAGTTGGCCGTCGCAATCGCCGTCGTAATCCTGGTGAACGGGGTGTTCGCCTACATCCAGCAGGAGCGGGCGCAGCATGCCGCCGCAAAACTCCGTGAGTTGCTCCCTGCGATGGTTTCGGTCCGCCGGGACGGCCGGATTCTCAAGGTCCACACCACCGAGCTGGTGCCGGGCGACGCCGTGGTTCTGGTTGCCGGCGACCGGGTCCCGGCGGATCTTCGGCTGGCGGTGGTAGCGGGTTGTTCGGTGGACGAATCGATGCTCACCGGCGAAAGCGAGGCGCTCGCCAAGGTGCCGGGGGACACTGTTTTTGGTGGGACCTTCCTGGTCAACGGCCAGGCGGAGGGCGTGGTCGCAAGCACAGGCGCGAACACCCGGCTCGCCGAAATTGCGGCCCTGACGGGAAAGGTCGAGGCGCCCCCGAGCCCGCTGGCCCGGGAACTGCAGCGAATCGTCCGCATCACCGCGGTGATGGCGTTGAGCATCGGCGCCCTGTTCTTTGTGCTTTCCCTACTGGTCGGGATCTCCTGGCGGGACGCCTTCCTGTTTGCCATCGGTGTCATGGTGGCGCTGGTGCCGGAGGGCCTGCTGCCCACAGTCACGCTGTCCCTGGCCGTCGGGGCGCAGCGCATGGCGCAGCGCAACGCGCTGGTCCGGAACCTGGAAGCGGTAGAAACACTGGGCTCCACCACGTTTATCTGCACGGACAAGACCGGCACGCTCACCCAGAACCGGATGAACGCCGTCGAGGTGTGGACTCCGGCTGGGGTGCTGAGCGTCATCGGGTCCGGGTACGGGCCGGAGGCCGAGGTCACCGGGACGGGCGCCGGGGAGGCGCGCCATCTCAGCATCGCCGCGCTGGCAGCGTCCGTGGGCCGCGCGGTGCTCCGCCACGGGCAGTGGGAGGCCGAGGGGGACCCAATGGAAGCCGCCATCGATGCTCTCGCCACCCGGCTGGCAGCCCCCGGGCCGCACCGCGATGAACCCGCGGTATCGCACCGCTTCGCCTTCGATCCCCGGCGGCTGCGGGAATCAGCGATCGTCGGGACCACGCTGTACGTCAAAGGCGCTCCGGAGTCAGTCATTCCACTGTGCGGAGACGGCGCCGGCCCCGCCTTGCGGATGGTCGATCAGATGGCCTCGCGCGGGCTCAGGGTTTTGGCTGTGGCACAGCGGGGCCTGCCCGGCCTGCCCGGCGCCAACTTCGAACTGGAAGAGGCGGAGCGCGGGTTGGCGCTGCTGGGGCTGATCGGCCTGCATGATCCGCCCCGCGCCGAGGTCCGCGTCGCGCTTGAGGCGGCCCGCGAAGCCGGCATCAAAGTGGCCATGGTCACCGGCGACCATGCCTTCACCGCTGCTGCCATCGCCCGGGAAACCGGGCTGATCGGAACGCCGGAGCTGGTCCTGGAAGGACACAACCTGCCCGAGGACGACGCCGTCCTGACCGCGTTGCTGGACCGCGACGGTGTGGTGGTCAGCCGGGTCACTCCGGAACAAAAACTGCGGGTGGCCCGTCTGCTCCAGCGCCGGGGCCACGTGGTGGCGATGACCGGCGACGGCGTCAACGACGGCCCCGCCCTCCAACAGGCCGACATCGGCGTTGCGATGGGGCGCAGCGGCACGGACGTGGCCCGCGAAGCGGCGGACCTGGTGCTGCTCGACGACGACTTCGCGACCATCATCGCCGCCGTGGAACAAGGCCGCGCCACCTACGCGAACATCCGGCGCTTCCTGACCTACCACCTGACGGACAACGTCGCCGAGCTCACCCCGTTCGTGATCTGGGCACTCTCCGGTGGCCGCTTCCCACTGGCACTGAGCGTGCTGCAGATTCTGGCCCTCGACATCGGCACCGATCTGCTCCCAGCCCTGGCACTCGGCAGCGAGGCGCCGAGCAAGGGAACACTCAAACGTCCGCCGGAGCGCAGGCACCTGATGGACCGGGCCCTGCTCTTGCGCGTGTTTGGCCTGCTGGGTCCGGTGGAGGCCGTGTTTGAGATGACGGCGTACACGGCCGTGCTGCTCGGCGCCGGCTGGGCGCCGGGCGCGGAGCTGCCGGCGGCTGATGTGTTGATGGCCGCCTCCGGTGCCGCGTTCACCACCGTGGTCCTGGCCCAGCTCGCCAACGCGTTCGCCTGCCGCAGTGCCACCACGCCGCCGTGGCGGCTTGGCTGGTTCAGCAACCGGCTGCTGATCTGGGCTGTGCTGGCAGAGCTGGGGCTTCTGGCGGTCTTCCTGTTCCTCGGACCGCTGGCCGCCCTGCTGGGCCACGCCCCGCCGTCGCCCGGTGGCTTGGCCGTGGCGCTCGCCGCCATACCGGGCGTGCTCCTGGCGGATTGGCTCTACAAAACTGTCCGCCAGTACCGGGCAGGAAAGGCCATCCCGGCCACCGGGGTCGAAAGCCTCTGA